Proteins encoded in a region of the Streptomyces sp. PCS3-D2 genome:
- the pcrA gene encoding DNA helicase PcrA, translating to MSSLFDDSFLADLTPSDEVPPPPEEHPAPEAGADDLFGGRFDAPMTGDAYYRDGAPKPVIDPATLLDGLNEQQAAAVVHAGSPLLIVAGAGSGKTRVLTHRIGHLLAARNVHPGQILAITFTNKAAGEMKERVEGLVGPRANAMWVSTFHSACVRILRRESKRLGFTSSFSIYDAADSKRLMALVCRDLDLDPKKFPPKSFSAKISNLKNELVDEEAFADQAAGGTSRTESGGGFEKTLAQAYAMYQARLREANALDFDDIIMTTVHLLQAFPDVAEHYRRRFRHVLVDEYQDTNHAQYTLVRELVGTGYPDLPPAELCVVGDADQSIYAFRGATIRNILQFEEDYKDATTILLEQNYRSTQTILSAANAVIERNENRRAKNLWTEAGTGAVITGYVADTEHDEAQFVADEIDRLTDAGDAKAGDVAIFYRTNAQSRVFEEIFIRVGLPYKVVGGVRFYERKEVRDVLAYLRVLANPEDNVPLRRILNVPKRGIGERAEAMIDALALRERITFPQALRRVDEAFGMAARSTNAVKRFNALMEELRTVVDSGAGPAVVLEAVLERTGYLAELQASTDPQDETRIENLQELAAVALEFEQAREAAAAEAPEGTAPAGPGTLAEFLEQVALVADSDQIPDEDEDGSGVITLMTLHTAKGLEFPVVFLTGMEDGVFPHMRALGQTKELEEERRLAYVGITRARERLYLTRSGMRSAWGTPSYNPPSRFLEEIPDQYLQWKRTGAAQKPAGPMRSAGYGSGAGGGRPSFGTSPEAFLSSSRTKSGPSGFATRRAADKPVIALAVGDRVTHDQFGLGTVTEVKGAGADAQATIDFGDDKPKRLLLRYAPVQKL from the coding sequence ATGAGCAGCCTCTTTGACGACAGCTTCCTGGCGGACCTCACCCCCTCCGACGAGGTCCCGCCGCCGCCCGAGGAGCACCCCGCCCCGGAGGCGGGTGCGGACGACCTCTTCGGGGGGCGCTTCGACGCGCCCATGACCGGCGACGCGTACTACCGGGACGGTGCGCCCAAGCCCGTCATCGACCCGGCGACGCTCCTCGACGGCCTGAACGAACAGCAGGCCGCCGCCGTGGTGCACGCGGGTTCCCCGCTGCTCATCGTGGCCGGCGCGGGCTCCGGCAAGACCAGGGTGCTCACGCACCGCATCGGCCACCTGCTGGCCGCCCGGAACGTCCACCCCGGCCAGATCCTGGCGATCACCTTCACCAACAAGGCCGCCGGTGAGATGAAGGAGCGCGTCGAAGGCCTGGTCGGCCCGCGTGCCAACGCCATGTGGGTCTCCACCTTCCACAGCGCCTGCGTGCGCATACTGCGCCGCGAGTCCAAGCGGCTCGGCTTCACGTCCTCCTTCTCGATCTACGACGCGGCCGACTCGAAGCGCCTGATGGCGCTCGTCTGTCGCGACCTCGACCTGGACCCGAAGAAGTTCCCGCCGAAGTCCTTCAGCGCCAAGATCTCGAACCTGAAGAACGAACTGGTCGACGAGGAGGCCTTCGCCGACCAGGCGGCAGGGGGCACCTCCCGGACGGAGTCCGGGGGAGGCTTCGAGAAGACGCTCGCCCAGGCGTACGCGATGTACCAGGCGCGACTGCGCGAGGCCAACGCCCTCGACTTCGACGACATCATCATGACCACGGTGCACCTGCTCCAGGCCTTCCCGGACGTCGCCGAGCACTACCGGCGCCGCTTCCGGCACGTTCTGGTCGACGAGTACCAGGACACCAACCACGCGCAGTACACGCTGGTGCGTGAGCTGGTCGGCACCGGCTACCCCGACCTGCCCCCGGCGGAGCTGTGCGTGGTGGGTGACGCCGACCAGTCGATCTACGCCTTCCGCGGCGCGACGATCCGCAACATCCTCCAGTTCGAGGAGGACTACAAGGACGCGACGACGATCCTGCTGGAGCAGAACTACCGCTCCACGCAGACCATCCTCTCCGCCGCCAACGCCGTCATCGAGCGCAACGAGAACCGCCGCGCCAAGAACCTGTGGACCGAGGCCGGCACCGGCGCGGTCATCACCGGCTACGTCGCGGACACCGAGCACGACGAGGCGCAGTTCGTCGCCGACGAGATCGACCGGCTCACCGACGCCGGGGACGCCAAGGCCGGGGACGTCGCGATCTTCTACCGGACCAACGCCCAGTCGCGCGTGTTCGAGGAGATCTTCATCCGGGTCGGCCTGCCGTACAAGGTCGTCGGCGGCGTCCGCTTCTACGAGCGCAAGGAGGTCCGGGACGTCCTCGCGTACCTGCGCGTCCTCGCGAATCCGGAGGACAACGTCCCGCTGCGCCGCATCCTGAACGTGCCCAAGCGCGGCATCGGAGAGCGCGCCGAGGCGATGATCGACGCTCTCGCGCTGCGCGAGAGGATCACCTTCCCGCAGGCGCTGCGGCGGGTCGACGAGGCCTTCGGCATGGCGGCCCGCTCGACCAACGCGGTGAAGCGGTTCAATGCGCTGATGGAGGAGCTCCGTACCGTCGTCGACTCGGGCGCCGGCCCGGCGGTGGTGCTGGAGGCGGTCCTGGAGCGCACCGGGTACCTCGCCGAACTCCAGGCCTCGACCGACCCGCAGGACGAGACGCGGATCGAGAACCTCCAGGAACTGGCCGCCGTGGCGCTGGAGTTCGAGCAGGCGCGCGAGGCCGCTGCCGCCGAGGCCCCGGAAGGGACGGCGCCGGCCGGTCCCGGCACGCTCGCCGAGTTCCTGGAGCAGGTCGCCCTCGTCGCCGACTCCGACCAGATCCCCGACGAGGACGAGGACGGCTCCGGCGTCATCACCCTCATGACCCTGCACACCGCCAAGGGCCTGGAGTTCCCGGTGGTCTTCCTGACCGGCATGGAGGACGGGGTCTTCCCGCACATGCGCGCGCTGGGTCAGACCAAGGAGCTGGAGGAGGAGCGCCGTCTCGCCTACGTCGGCATCACGCGGGCGCGCGAGCGGCTGTACCTGACCCGGTCCGGCATGCGCAGCGCGTGGGGCACCCCCTCGTACAACCCGCCGTCCCGGTTCCTGGAGGAGATCCCCGACCAGTACCTGCAGTGGAAGCGCACGGGAGCGGCCCAGAAGCCGGCCGGCCCGATGCGCAGTGCGGGCTACGGCTCCGGCGCGGGCGGCGGACGGCCGTCGTTCGGTACCTCGCCCGAGGCCTTCCTGTCCTCCTCGCGCACGAAGTCGGGCCCGTCCGGGTTCGCGACGCGCCGTGCAGCGGACAAGCCCGTCATCGCCCTGGCGGTCGGGGACCGGGTCACGCACGACCAGTTCGGGCTCGGCACCGTGACGGAGGTCAAGGGCGCGGGCGCGGACGCCCAGGCCACCATCGACTTCGGCGACGACAAGCCCAAGCGGCTGTTGCTGCGTTACGCGCCGGTGCAGAAGCTCTGA
- a CDS encoding helix-turn-helix transcriptional regulator, with the protein MPAAADPIHPAVDRLELVGVLAALGHPVRLEIVRKLASGEEAFCGEVVPDLPRSSVTHHLKTLRESGVICQRPQGRRLYLALRRDDLDLRFPGLLELVLACRSRPLDSDCDEQPL; encoded by the coding sequence ATGCCCGCCGCCGCCGACCCGATCCACCCCGCCGTCGACCGCCTGGAGCTCGTCGGCGTCCTGGCGGCGCTCGGGCATCCCGTCCGGCTGGAGATCGTCCGCAAGCTCGCCTCCGGCGAGGAGGCCTTCTGCGGCGAGGTGGTGCCCGACCTGCCCAGGTCGAGCGTCACGCACCACCTCAAGACGCTGCGCGAGAGCGGAGTCATCTGCCAGCGCCCCCAGGGCCGCAGGCTCTATCTCGCCCTGCGCCGCGACGACCTCGACCTGCGCTTCCCCGGGCTGCTGGAACTCGTCCTGGCCTGTCGGTCCCGCCCCCTAGACTCGGATTGCGATGAGCAGCCTCTTTGA
- a CDS encoding esterase family protein, protein MSLTGTPFFVSVIALTVIAVILPLALWSKVRGPAVLRAVPRVLMVVFAQVTAVAVVFVAVNRAEHFYNSWDDLLGTGNYVTAAPDLGPDGLGGKQAEEAPKVKQAFRPVEGLGGRVQKTELDGQISGVRGDVLVWLPPQYDDPAFKDRKFPVVELIPGIPGTGKSWFQGLKVHEVLEPLMKSGKVQPFILVSPRAMLVGNGDTGCANLPGKVNADSWFSVDVRKMVVDTFRASDEARTWGVAGYSAGAYCAAKLAISHPDRYSAAVSLSGYNDPGQEPSSLVAQDPQLRVSHNLKNVLKAQPVPPAVSLWMSGAEHDGYLSGMDLKALAQKPTAVHAEKVTGGHNLDSWSKQLPQTFGWLSGVVKAP, encoded by the coding sequence ATGAGCTTGACCGGTACACCCTTCTTCGTGTCGGTGATCGCGCTGACCGTGATCGCCGTCATCCTCCCCCTGGCCCTGTGGAGCAAGGTGCGCGGCCCTGCCGTCCTGCGCGCCGTGCCCCGTGTCCTGATGGTGGTGTTCGCCCAGGTCACAGCCGTCGCCGTGGTGTTCGTCGCCGTCAACCGGGCCGAGCACTTCTACAACTCGTGGGACGACCTGCTCGGTACCGGCAACTACGTCACCGCCGCGCCCGACCTCGGCCCCGACGGTCTGGGCGGCAAGCAGGCCGAGGAGGCGCCGAAGGTCAAGCAGGCGTTCCGGCCGGTCGAGGGTCTCGGCGGCCGGGTCCAGAAGACCGAGCTCGACGGGCAGATATCCGGCGTCAGGGGCGACGTGCTGGTGTGGCTGCCGCCGCAGTACGACGACCCGGCCTTCAAGGACAGGAAGTTCCCGGTCGTCGAACTCATCCCGGGCATCCCGGGCACGGGCAAGTCCTGGTTCCAGGGGCTCAAGGTGCACGAGGTGCTGGAGCCGCTGATGAAGAGCGGCAAGGTGCAGCCGTTCATCCTCGTCTCCCCGCGCGCCATGCTGGTGGGCAACGGCGACACCGGCTGCGCCAACCTCCCCGGCAAGGTCAACGCGGACAGCTGGTTCAGCGTCGACGTCCGCAAGATGGTCGTCGACACCTTCCGCGCCTCGGACGAGGCCCGCACCTGGGGCGTCGCCGGCTACTCGGCCGGCGCCTACTGCGCCGCCAAGCTGGCGATCTCCCACCCCGACCGCTACAGCGCGGCCGTCTCCCTCTCCGGCTACAACGATCCCGGCCAGGAACCCTCCTCGCTGGTCGCCCAGGATCCTCAGCTGCGTGTCTCGCACAACCTGAAGAACGTCCTCAAGGCCCAGCCGGTGCCGCCGGCGGTCTCGCTGTGGATGTCGGGCGCCGAGCACGACGGCTACCTGTCCGGCATGGACCTCAAGGCGCTCGCGCAGAAGCCGACCGCCGTGCACGCCGAGAAGGTCACCGGAGGCCACAACCTCGACTCGTGGTCCAAGCAGTTGCCGCAGACCTTCGGCTGGCTGAGCGGCGTGGTCAAGGCCCCGTAG
- a CDS encoding C40 family peptidase: MASHRKPRQRPLSGGSARTTAATLALAGAATATVFEGTSQADPRPTPAQIKTEVDRLYEEAEAANERYNGAKEQADEAEKALTDLRDEAARKADQLNTARGALGTLAASQYRSGSLGTAVRLALADDPQEYLAQASFISRAGDRNAAGIAAVRRKLDEVSQLREQASGRLSDLRSRQDELAAHKAEAEQKLAAARRLLARLTAEERAAYEAPAPGTAAAPSGPATAAPPPPADGSRAARAVSFARSAIGKPYVWGATGPGSFDCSGLTQAAWRSAGVSLPRTTYTQINAGRRVSRDQLAPGDLVFFYSGITHVGLYVGNGQMIHAPRPGSTVRLAPIDSMPWAGASRPA, translated from the coding sequence GTGGCCAGTCATCGAAAGCCCAGGCAGCGCCCCCTCTCCGGCGGCTCGGCACGGACGACCGCCGCCACCCTCGCCCTCGCGGGCGCTGCCACCGCCACCGTCTTCGAAGGCACCTCGCAGGCCGACCCCCGGCCCACCCCCGCCCAGATCAAGACGGAGGTGGACCGGCTCTACGAGGAGGCCGAGGCGGCGAACGAGCGGTACAACGGGGCGAAGGAGCAGGCCGACGAGGCCGAGAAGGCGCTGACCGACCTGCGGGACGAGGCCGCACGCAAGGCGGATCAGCTCAACACCGCCCGCGGCGCGCTCGGGACGCTCGCCGCCTCCCAGTACCGCAGCGGTTCCCTGGGCACCGCCGTCCGGCTCGCCCTGGCGGACGACCCGCAGGAGTACCTCGCCCAGGCCTCCTTCATCTCTCGCGCCGGGGACCGCAACGCCGCCGGGATCGCCGCCGTGCGCCGCAAGCTCGACGAGGTATCCCAGCTGCGGGAGCAGGCCTCCGGCCGACTCTCCGACCTCCGTTCCCGGCAGGACGAACTCGCCGCCCACAAGGCCGAGGCCGAACAGAAGCTCGCCGCCGCCAGGCGTCTGCTGGCCAGGCTCACCGCCGAGGAGCGCGCCGCCTACGAGGCCCCGGCGCCCGGCACCGCCGCCGCGCCCTCCGGCCCGGCCACCGCGGCTCCCCCGCCGCCCGCCGACGGCTCCCGCGCGGCCCGCGCCGTGTCCTTCGCACGCTCCGCGATCGGCAAGCCGTACGTGTGGGGCGCGACGGGGCCCGGCTCCTTCGACTGCTCGGGGCTGACCCAGGCGGCCTGGCGCTCGGCCGGAGTCTCCCTGCCGCGCACGACCTACACCCAGATCAACGCCGGCCGACGCGTCTCCCGCGACCAGCTGGCCCCCGGCGACCTGGTGTTCTTCTACTCCGGGATCACGCACGTCGGCCTCTACGTCGGCAACGGCCAGATGATCCACGCCCCGCGCCCGGGATCGACGGTCCGGCTGGCCCCGATCGACTCGATGCCCTGGGCCGGAGCCTCCCGGCCGGCGTGA
- a CDS encoding M48 family metallopeptidase, translated as MPDSPLPRTSAPPLLSDGQELVVDGRVLQVRVSPRRSKLGLTVERDGTLTLRAPLACETDRAEEFVRTGRLWIDGKLRLRDQLRPVHPTRGFIDGETYRYLGREYRLLLVDEPGEPVRLSAGRLRLDMATAADTQLARRSVTAWYRRVGLSWAQGRLQPWAARMDVMEPDVTVRDVGRRWGTYRPGDTGGGQMALHWAVFQLPAQLVDYVIAHELAHIRVAGHGPDYWRLLRRAIPECERLKDELDEMGRRVWLGDVSAER; from the coding sequence GTGCCTGATTCGCCCCTGCCCAGGACTTCTGCCCCACCGCTGCTCAGTGACGGGCAGGAGCTCGTCGTCGACGGCCGGGTTCTGCAGGTGAGGGTGAGTCCCCGGCGCTCGAAGCTCGGGCTCACCGTTGAGCGGGACGGCACCCTGACCCTGAGGGCACCTCTGGCTTGCGAAACGGATCGGGCCGAGGAATTCGTGCGGACCGGCCGGCTGTGGATCGACGGCAAGCTGCGGCTGCGTGACCAGCTGAGGCCAGTCCATCCGACCCGCGGCTTCATCGATGGCGAGACGTACCGATACCTGGGGCGCGAGTACCGGCTGCTGCTGGTCGACGAACCCGGCGAGCCTGTCCGCCTGTCGGCCGGGCGGCTCAGGCTGGACATGGCCACGGCTGCGGACACACAGCTTGCCAGGCGTTCCGTCACTGCCTGGTACCGCAGGGTGGGTCTGAGTTGGGCACAGGGGCGGCTACAGCCTTGGGCAGCGCGTATGGACGTTATGGAGCCCGACGTGACAGTGCGGGACGTCGGTCGCCGCTGGGGCACGTATCGGCCAGGCGACACGGGCGGCGGTCAGATGGCCCTGCACTGGGCGGTCTTCCAGCTCCCCGCGCAACTCGTGGACTATGTGATCGCTCACGAACTGGCACACATCCGGGTGGCCGGGCACGGCCCTGACTACTGGCGGCTGCTGCGGCGGGCGATCCCGGAGTGCGAACGACTCAAGGACGAGCTGGATGAGATGGGCCGCAGAGTCTGGCTCGGGGATGTTTCGGCGGAGAGGTAG
- a CDS encoding helix-turn-helix transcriptional regulator: MSNTYGDWLRDQREAAGLTQQQLADAAVMTRSHISHIEAGRRVPSKEDARRLDKALNTGNVLSSFLPHDDAAVADYFEAARQLEQQATVIREFAPSFVPGILQTERYARAVLRTAFPPLSEAECDRFVVTRLERSKVLADPVTPVVWALIDESVLRRPVGGSDVMVEQIMHVVHLVECRRVRVNVMPFGLGAYHLMQGMLTLMRFEDQPPVAYSEGLSVGKVHDSPAVVEQLQGAYDLALSDALPLKESLALLRAAAREFGHHD; the protein is encoded by the coding sequence ATGAGTAATACCTACGGTGACTGGCTGAGGGATCAGCGGGAAGCGGCAGGGCTGACGCAGCAGCAGCTGGCCGATGCGGCGGTCATGACCCGTTCGCACATCTCGCACATCGAAGCGGGCCGACGCGTCCCGTCCAAGGAAGACGCACGTCGCCTGGACAAGGCTCTCAACACGGGCAACGTACTCAGCAGCTTCCTGCCGCATGACGATGCGGCGGTTGCCGATTACTTCGAGGCGGCTCGCCAGCTCGAACAACAGGCAACGGTCATCCGTGAGTTCGCGCCGTCCTTCGTGCCCGGCATTCTGCAGACGGAAAGGTACGCGCGTGCGGTTCTGCGCACCGCCTTCCCTCCTCTGAGTGAGGCGGAGTGTGACAGGTTCGTTGTCACACGGCTTGAGCGCTCGAAGGTCCTCGCTGACCCGGTGACGCCAGTAGTGTGGGCTCTGATCGACGAATCGGTGCTGCGTCGCCCCGTCGGAGGGTCGGACGTGATGGTTGAACAGATCATGCACGTCGTCCACCTGGTCGAGTGCCGACGTGTGCGCGTGAACGTGATGCCGTTCGGCCTGGGCGCCTACCACCTCATGCAGGGCATGCTGACGCTGATGCGGTTCGAGGATCAGCCCCCGGTGGCCTATTCAGAAGGCCTGAGCGTGGGGAAGGTGCATGACTCTCCGGCAGTGGTAGAGCAGCTCCAGGGCGCTTACGATCTCGCACTGAGCGATGCACTGCCGTTGAAGGAGTCTCTTGCCCTACTGAGGGCAGCAGCGAGGGAATTCGGACACCATGACTGA
- a CDS encoding type I restriction endonuclease subunit R, whose amino-acid sequence MVRSAVERDEVELPFIAQLKAMGWEHVRGSDLAPDERAYPGDVLLTKRLTAALQQVNRLPGTGDPWMKQADAEQAVDDMRRAARSVAAQSLLRANGDATALLLRGVRMDGPGNKDFLVQYVDWEWEGLEDEEILARNQFLVVDQFRVRKADGKDAVLDLVLFVNGIPVAVVECKSPERRDAIGDAIRDLRAYAGQPLDTDGRPAAQIRGGVPELFAPAQLLIAASGSTAALGTISSAEEHYAVWRSVEPDYPDEGALRAELEAGRLLRGDAKLTGQHKLIATVLKPRNLLNIIRHYVFELPVKTKEGEPPLTVKAVCRHQQYRAVEKIVRKLRTARKRGEAGAEDDERGGVIWHTQGSGKSLTMSFLARRLHMSRDRELNRFTLLVVTDRKQLQRQLSAAVQVSGSPIRIATSQTDVEGMLQRAGKPGGRAVIFAMIQKYLGRVPGFIGETDGDDRDFGEELRQTKDRIAAGEDPQEITDPTPDEATTEAVRRRFTECSTDPHVLVLVDEAHRSHTSVLHACLRDAVPNAARIGFTGTPIMKGKLTDTGRIFGLEPGNTFLDSYRMTEAEKDKVVVPVRYEGRTGRAEISGKEGMNETFEDLIASAPEEHQEKARKGTKPTSRDVAESFPIIRAKAADMLAHYVRGPLTGGFKAQIAAVSRRAAVHYRAALRDVRADLLARVRNEFDPEALRGKKPEEYTQDELLLLRAWQYQEVLRRMDFVPVISEGDERKSGAWREWTNAKFQEEHIERFLEPFPELPPDNPWVTEHPVETDPLPGGTVGLNPWSDASLETAAEKPPIAFLIVKSMLLTGFDAPIEQALYLDRPIQDAELLQAVARVNRPARLKREGRVVDYYGVLDNLGVTLAAYRGDPPVLAGVRTLSSEVPAMHGAAAHLRRFLKQLGTGGLDGPGRMGRAMLALHDPQERAEYDRLLGEFLDAMERVLPHEAALEMVPYARRWTQLQQRVRRHYRDEADGSFSMRGYGRKVRALIAEHLTVPEITQAIAPVSILDPDFDEIVGRVPNVRESAAEQVQALRYHLQERLEEDERPVYRTLSEDLQKVLDEFEGRWEDIKRELGPLIERARQAEQADPTVSDLTPMERKLYAKLSDQLTEHPAFDVPDQEVLRALALGLSDLISAHVSRASWAEQETSLDDLQVQIWNFLKKERLRPREGGLRQLTILSNSLAGFAQQHAAAFRSEGRGQ is encoded by the coding sequence ATGGTACGGAGCGCGGTCGAGCGGGACGAGGTTGAGCTGCCCTTCATCGCGCAGCTCAAGGCGATGGGCTGGGAGCACGTACGCGGCTCCGATCTCGCGCCCGACGAGCGCGCGTACCCCGGCGACGTACTCCTGACCAAGCGGCTCACCGCCGCCTTGCAGCAGGTGAACCGGCTGCCGGGGACCGGCGACCCGTGGATGAAGCAGGCAGATGCCGAGCAGGCCGTCGACGACATGCGGCGGGCCGCCCGGAGCGTGGCCGCCCAGTCGTTGCTCAGGGCCAACGGGGATGCGACCGCCCTGTTGCTGCGCGGTGTCCGGATGGACGGGCCGGGTAACAAGGACTTCCTCGTCCAATACGTCGACTGGGAGTGGGAGGGGCTGGAGGACGAAGAGATCCTGGCGCGCAATCAGTTCCTCGTCGTCGACCAGTTCCGCGTCCGCAAGGCCGACGGCAAGGACGCCGTCCTCGACCTGGTGCTGTTCGTCAACGGAATCCCCGTCGCCGTCGTCGAGTGCAAGAGCCCGGAACGCAGGGACGCCATCGGCGACGCCATCCGGGATCTGCGGGCGTACGCCGGGCAGCCGCTGGACACCGACGGGCGGCCGGCGGCACAGATCCGCGGCGGTGTACCGGAGTTGTTCGCCCCGGCCCAGTTGCTGATCGCCGCCAGCGGCTCCACCGCCGCGCTCGGCACGATCTCCTCCGCCGAGGAGCACTACGCGGTCTGGCGCAGTGTGGAACCGGACTACCCCGACGAGGGGGCTCTGAGAGCTGAGCTGGAGGCCGGCAGGCTCCTGCGGGGCGATGCCAAGCTCACCGGGCAGCACAAGCTGATCGCGACCGTCCTCAAGCCCCGCAACCTGCTGAACATCATCCGGCACTATGTCTTCGAGCTCCCCGTCAAGACCAAGGAGGGCGAGCCCCCGCTCACCGTCAAGGCGGTCTGCCGACACCAGCAGTACCGGGCGGTCGAGAAGATCGTCCGCAAGCTGCGGACCGCCCGCAAGCGTGGTGAGGCCGGCGCCGAGGACGACGAGCGCGGCGGTGTCATCTGGCACACCCAGGGTTCCGGTAAGAGCCTCACCATGTCCTTCCTGGCCCGGCGCCTGCACATGAGTCGCGACCGGGAGCTGAACCGCTTCACCCTGCTCGTCGTCACCGACCGCAAGCAGCTCCAGCGGCAGCTCTCGGCTGCCGTGCAGGTCAGCGGCAGCCCGATCCGCATCGCCACGTCCCAGACCGACGTCGAGGGGATGCTGCAACGGGCCGGCAAGCCCGGTGGCCGGGCCGTGATCTTCGCGATGATCCAGAAGTATCTGGGCCGGGTGCCCGGCTTCATCGGCGAGACGGACGGCGACGACCGGGACTTCGGCGAAGAGCTGCGGCAGACGAAGGACCGCATCGCCGCGGGTGAGGACCCGCAGGAGATCACTGACCCGACGCCGGACGAAGCCACCACCGAGGCGGTCAGACGGAGATTCACGGAGTGCAGCACAGACCCGCACGTCCTGGTGCTGGTCGACGAGGCGCACCGCTCGCACACCTCCGTGCTGCACGCCTGCCTGCGGGACGCCGTACCCAACGCCGCCAGGATCGGATTCACCGGTACACCGATCATGAAGGGCAAGCTGACCGACACGGGCCGGATCTTCGGTCTGGAGCCCGGCAACACCTTCCTCGACTCCTACCGGATGACGGAGGCCGAGAAGGACAAGGTCGTCGTCCCCGTCCGGTACGAAGGGCGCACCGGACGCGCTGAGATCAGCGGGAAGGAGGGGATGAACGAAACCTTCGAGGACCTCATCGCCTCCGCACCCGAAGAGCATCAGGAGAAGGCCCGCAAGGGGACCAAGCCCACGAGCCGGGACGTCGCCGAATCCTTCCCCATCATCCGGGCGAAGGCCGCGGACATGCTCGCGCACTACGTGCGAGGGCCGCTCACCGGCGGTTTCAAGGCCCAGATCGCAGCCGTCAGCCGACGCGCGGCCGTGCACTACCGCGCCGCTCTCCGTGACGTGCGTGCCGATTTGCTCGCCCGGGTGCGCAACGAGTTCGACCCCGAGGCGCTGCGCGGCAAGAAGCCGGAGGAGTACACCCAGGACGAGCTCCTCCTGCTGCGCGCCTGGCAGTACCAGGAAGTGCTGCGCCGCATGGACTTCGTACCGGTGATCTCCGAGGGCGACGAGCGCAAGAGCGGCGCGTGGCGGGAGTGGACTAACGCGAAGTTCCAGGAGGAGCACATCGAGCGGTTCCTGGAGCCGTTTCCCGAGCTGCCGCCGGACAACCCGTGGGTGACCGAGCACCCGGTGGAGACCGACCCACTGCCGGGCGGCACCGTCGGATTGAACCCCTGGAGCGACGCCTCCCTGGAAACTGCCGCCGAGAAGCCGCCCATCGCCTTCCTGATCGTGAAGTCGATGCTGCTGACCGGCTTCGATGCCCCGATCGAGCAGGCGCTGTACCTGGACCGCCCGATCCAGGACGCCGAGCTGCTCCAGGCGGTGGCCCGCGTCAACCGGCCGGCTCGCCTCAAGCGCGAGGGCCGGGTCGTGGACTACTACGGGGTGCTCGACAACCTCGGCGTCACCCTTGCCGCGTACCGCGGAGACCCGCCCGTGCTCGCCGGGGTGCGGACTCTGTCCTCGGAAGTACCCGCGATGCACGGAGCGGCGGCGCACCTGCGGCGGTTCCTCAAGCAACTGGGCACGGGCGGGCTGGACGGTCCCGGGCGCATGGGGCGCGCGATGCTGGCGCTGCACGACCCGCAGGAGCGGGCCGAGTACGACCGGCTCCTCGGCGAATTCCTGGACGCCATGGAACGCGTACTGCCGCACGAAGCGGCCCTGGAGATGGTGCCGTATGCCCGCCGCTGGACACAGCTTCAGCAGCGGGTGCGCAGGCACTATCGTGACGAGGCCGACGGATCCTTCTCGATGCGCGGCTACGGGCGCAAGGTACGGGCCCTGATCGCCGAGCATCTGACGGTGCCCGAGATCACCCAGGCCATCGCGCCCGTTTCGATTCTCGATCCCGACTTCGACGAGATCGTGGGACGCGTCCCGAACGTGCGCGAGTCGGCTGCCGAGCAGGTGCAGGCGCTGCGCTACCACCTCCAGGAACGCCTCGAAGAGGACGAGCGGCCGGTGTACCGCACGCTCTCCGAGGATCTGCAGAAGGTGCTGGACGAGTTCGAAGGCCGCTGGGAGGACATCAAACGGGAGCTCGGCCCGCTTATCGAGCGGGCGCGGCAGGCAGAGCAGGCCGATCCGACCGTGTCGGACCTGACCCCGATGGAGCGGAAGCTGTACGCGAAGCTCTCCGACCAGCTGACCGAGCACCCGGCTTTCGACGTGCCCGACCAGGAGGTTTTGCGCGCTTTGGCCTTGGGCCTCTCCGATCTGATCTCGGCACATGTGTCGCGCGCGTCGTGGGCGGAGCAGGAGACGAGCCTGGACGACCTGCAGGTGCAGATCTGGAATTTCCTGAAGAAGGAGCGGCTCCGGCCCAGGGAGGGCGGGCTGCGGCAGCTGACGATCCTGTCCAATTCACTCGCCGGGTTCGCGCAGCAGCACGCCGCTGCCTTCCGCTCGGAAGGGCGGGGACAATAG
- a CDS encoding DUF397 domain-containing protein yields the protein MTEHTIPDASALSGWRKSSYSGAEGGSCIEVLDSHPSGVPVRDSKAAHGPALVIPSAGWASFVTAVKRGELRA from the coding sequence ATGACTGAGCACACCATCCCTGATGCCTCCGCGCTGAGCGGCTGGCGGAAGTCGTCCTACAGCGGGGCTGAAGGAGGCAGCTGCATCGAGGTCCTGGACAGTCACCCCTCCGGCGTCCCCGTCCGGGACTCCAAGGCCGCCCACGGCCCCGCCCTGGTGATCCCGTCGGCCGGCTGGGCCTCGTTCGTCACCGCCGTGAAACGCGGAGAGCTCCGAGCCTGA